One genomic window of uncultured delta proteobacterium includes the following:
- a CDS encoding Methyl-accepting chemotaxis sensory transducer with Cache sensor encodes MLRTIQAKLLMPILAVVLVSGLGMGFASYEVASTAINEASRNDGMRSVHALRRLVELVMDTARFDISGIASNPSLKLLLSDAAETAGHLETLQEQMRELVKRQPLYNSIIVLNKDGVITASTSGSNGGKRGDREYFKSSMTGKFYISPPSTSKQTNKTVIFISVPVYGAGTGSAVGVVMASVQVEPFNEQYIEPVRMLETGYAMLINDQGRFIGHKDETMIATDGMAPELLAQFKNLPAEAVMKEGEMNGQRVLFFTEASPSTGWRPIIVCPRAEFYRADNRMALVNSAFALALILLVACITYFAVRGVAKDLGRSTRFASSVAGGDLSSTLAIHRDDELGVLANALTTMVNKLKSMIADAEEKTCESHRRTEEASEARREAEQARRDAEQARRDGMHQAASRLKEIALTLTDAIRSITAQVAEASGGASSQNKLAAEAMHSMQRMDATVDEVSRKAREADESSAQARNKAEAGAKVVADVIASISVVDGKTAVLKKSMADLAARAQGIGQIMGVITDIADQTNLLALNAAIEAARAGEAGRGFAVVADEVRKLAEKTMTATKEVGDAVKAIQGSTQSNITGMEETSRAVAQSTEMAQEAGGALREIVSISDVSAGQVKHIAATSDEQLAVSREIGTDTSEINAIAGKTATLMTDVGHTVHQISTLTDRINALVKELQQA; translated from the coding sequence ATGTTGCGTACGATACAGGCCAAACTGCTTATGCCCATCCTGGCTGTTGTTCTGGTTTCCGGGCTGGGCATGGGGTTTGCGAGTTACGAGGTTGCGAGCACTGCCATCAACGAGGCCAGCCGCAATGACGGGATGCGTTCGGTGCACGCCCTGCGGCGGCTTGTGGAACTGGTCATGGACACGGCCCGGTTCGACATATCCGGCATCGCGTCGAACCCTTCCCTCAAACTGCTGCTGTCGGATGCGGCGGAAACCGCCGGCCACCTGGAGACGCTCCAGGAGCAGATGCGCGAGCTTGTGAAGCGCCAGCCGCTCTATAACAGCATCATCGTGCTGAACAAGGACGGCGTCATCACGGCCAGCACCTCCGGCAGCAACGGCGGCAAACGCGGCGACCGCGAATATTTCAAATCGTCCATGACCGGCAAGTTTTATATTTCGCCGCCGTCCACCAGCAAACAGACCAACAAGACCGTCATTTTTATTTCCGTTCCGGTGTATGGAGCCGGTACCGGCAGCGCGGTGGGCGTGGTCATGGCCTCGGTGCAGGTGGAACCTTTCAACGAGCAGTACATAGAGCCGGTGCGGATGCTGGAAACCGGATACGCCATGCTCATCAACGATCAGGGCAGGTTCATCGGCCACAAGGACGAAACAATGATCGCCACGGACGGCATGGCCCCCGAGCTTTTGGCGCAGTTCAAAAACCTGCCGGCGGAAGCGGTCATGAAAGAAGGGGAAATGAACGGGCAGCGCGTGCTGTTCTTTACCGAAGCGTCTCCCTCCACCGGCTGGCGGCCCATCATAGTATGCCCCCGCGCGGAATTTTACCGCGCGGACAATAGAATGGCCCTGGTCAACAGCGCGTTTGCCCTGGCCCTGATTCTGCTGGTGGCCTGCATCACCTATTTCGCGGTGCGCGGCGTGGCCAAAGACCTCGGCAGAAGCACCCGGTTCGCCTCTTCCGTCGCGGGCGGCGATTTGAGCAGCACGCTTGCCATTCACCGTGACGACGAGCTTGGCGTGCTCGCCAACGCCCTGACGACGATGGTCAATAAACTCAAGAGCATGATCGCCGACGCCGAAGAGAAAACGTGCGAATCGCACCGCCGCACCGAGGAAGCCTCAGAGGCCCGGCGCGAAGCCGAGCAAGCCCGGCGCGATGCCGAACAGGCCCGGCGCGACGGCATGCACCAGGCGGCCTCGCGCCTCAAGGAAATCGCCCTGACGCTTACGGACGCGATCCGTTCCATCACGGCGCAGGTAGCCGAGGCGTCGGGCGGGGCGTCCTCCCAGAACAAACTGGCCGCCGAGGCCATGCATTCCATGCAGCGCATGGACGCGACGGTGGATGAGGTTTCCCGCAAGGCCAGGGAAGCGGACGAAAGCTCGGCCCAGGCCAGAAACAAGGCGGAAGCCGGAGCCAAGGTGGTCGCGGACGTCATCGCCTCCATCTCCGTGGTGGACGGTAAAACGGCCGTGCTCAAGAAGAGCATGGCCGATCTGGCCGCCCGGGCCCAGGGTATCGGGCAGATCATGGGGGTCATCACGGATATAGCGGACCAGACCAACCTGCTGGCCCTGAACGCCGCCATTGAGGCGGCCCGGGCAGGGGAAGCCGGGCGCGGTTTCGCCGTTGTGGCGGACGAGGTGCGTAAATTGGCCGAAAAAACCATGACCGCGACCAAGGAAGTGGGAGACGCGGTAAAGGCCATTCAGGGCAGCACGCAGAGTAATATCACGGGTATGGAGGAAACCTCCCGGGCCGTGGCCCAGAGCACGGAAATGGCGCAAGAGGCGGGAGGCGCGCTGCGGGAGATCGTCAGCATTTCCGACGTTTCCGCCGGGCAGGTCAAGCATATCGCCGCCACCAGCGACGAACAGCTCGCAGTGAGCCGGGAGATCGGCACGGACACGTCCGAAATCAACGCCATCGCCGGCAAGACCGCCACCCTCATGACCGACGTCGGCCATACGGTGCACCAGATCTCGACGTTGACGGACCGCATCAATGCACTGGTAAAGGAATTGCAGCAGGCATAA
- a CDS encoding PhnG protein encodes MDSHPQAPAGTPGQDRQRWMRAFALGEESFLEKGLARLAAYPAYSFLRKPEAGMLMLEGKAGNAGQRFNLGEMLVTRCAVRMASADGVVSGHAYVAGNRPRHAEMAAVLDALMQQPAYAERLEAELVAPLAAAREQARRKTAAETAKTRVDFFTMVRGEDA; translated from the coding sequence ATGGATTCACACCCGCAGGCACCCGCCGGGACGCCCGGCCAGGACAGGCAGCGCTGGATGCGCGCCTTCGCGCTCGGCGAGGAGAGTTTCCTTGAAAAGGGGCTCGCGCGCCTTGCCGCCTATCCCGCGTATAGCTTTTTACGCAAGCCGGAGGCAGGCATGCTCATGCTGGAAGGCAAAGCCGGCAACGCCGGGCAGCGCTTCAACCTCGGGGAAATGCTGGTCACCCGCTGCGCCGTGCGCATGGCATCAGCGGATGGCGTTGTTTCCGGCCACGCCTATGTCGCGGGGAACCGCCCCCGCCATGCGGAAATGGCCGCCGTCCTGGACGCCCTGATGCAGCAGCCCGCATACGCGGAGCGGCTCGAGGCGGAGCTTGTCGCGCCGCTCGCCGCCGCGCGGGAACAGGCGCGCCGCAAAACCGCGGCCGAAACCGCGAAAACCAGAGTGGACTTCTTCACCATGGTGCGGGGGGAAGACGCATGA
- the phnI gene encoding carbon-phosphorus lyase complex subunit (Evidence 2a : Function of homologous gene experimentally demonstrated in an other organism; PubMedId : 1840580, 2155230, 9650256; Product type e : enzyme), whose amino-acid sequence MYVAVKGGEKAIAGAHALLAEKRRGDTAVPEIGTDQIREQLALAVDRIMAEGSLYDRETAALAVKQARGDLVEAVFLVRAYRTTLPRFGSADPLDTEAMRVRRRVSATYKDVPGGQVLGPTFDYTHRLLDPALAASGNGLPEAPENIPADNAAEHASDTPAGIPKVLSFLEKEGLLPEEKDSGTAPGDLTRESLQLPAGRDIRLQNLARGDEGVLLALAYSTQRGFGSTHPFAGEIRMGEVEVSFIPEELGFPVTVGEITVTECETVNKFTGGGGVPASFTRGYGLTFGEGERKAMSMALVDRSLRAEELGEAIKGPAQDAEFVLYHSDNVEASGFVQHLKLPHYVDFQAELELVRSLRRAHAENAARDAAQEKTHVR is encoded by the coding sequence ATGTACGTTGCAGTAAAAGGGGGCGAGAAGGCCATTGCGGGCGCCCATGCGCTGCTGGCCGAAAAACGCAGGGGGGATACCGCCGTGCCGGAAATCGGCACGGACCAGATCCGCGAACAGCTCGCCCTCGCCGTGGACCGGATCATGGCCGAAGGGTCGCTCTACGACCGCGAGACGGCGGCCCTTGCCGTCAAACAGGCCAGAGGGGATTTGGTTGAAGCCGTGTTCCTGGTCCGGGCCTATCGCACCACCCTGCCCCGCTTCGGCTCCGCCGATCCGCTGGATACGGAAGCGATGCGCGTCCGCCGCCGCGTTTCCGCGACGTACAAGGACGTTCCCGGCGGCCAGGTCCTGGGGCCGACCTTCGACTACACCCACCGCCTGCTGGACCCCGCTCTGGCCGCTTCCGGCAACGGTTTGCCGGAAGCGCCGGAAAATATACCAGCGGACAATGCCGCCGAGCACGCATCCGATACCCCGGCCGGTATCCCCAAAGTCCTCTCCTTTCTTGAGAAAGAAGGCCTGCTGCCGGAAGAGAAGGACTCCGGCACCGCGCCCGGCGACCTGACCCGCGAGTCCCTGCAACTCCCGGCGGGCCGGGATATCCGGTTGCAGAACCTTGCGCGCGGCGACGAAGGGGTGCTCCTGGCGCTCGCCTACTCGACCCAGCGCGGCTTCGGCTCCACCCACCCCTTTGCCGGGGAAATCCGCATGGGCGAGGTGGAAGTGAGCTTTATCCCCGAAGAACTGGGCTTCCCGGTGACCGTCGGGGAAATCACGGTCACGGAATGCGAGACCGTCAACAAATTCACCGGCGGCGGCGGCGTTCCGGCCTCGTTCACGCGCGGCTACGGGCTGACCTTCGGGGAAGGCGAGCGCAAGGCCATGAGCATGGCGCTGGTCGACCGCTCCCTGCGGGCGGAAGAACTGGGCGAAGCCATAAAAGGCCCGGCCCAGGACGCGGAATTCGTCCTGTACCACAGCGACAACGTGGAAGCCTCCGGGTTTGTCCAGCACCTGAAACTCCCGCATTACGTCGACTTCCAGGCGGAACTCGAACTGGTGCGCTCGCTCCGGCGCGCCCATGCGGAAAATGCCGCGCGCGACGCCGCGCAGGAGAAGACTCATGTCCGTTGA
- a CDS encoding Acetyltransferase, GNAT family, translating into MEIRTMTMRDYESVHQLWLGTPGMGLNNLDDSREGIARYLARNPATCFVAVGDQGLAGAILAGHDGRRGYIYHTAVAVSERKKGIGNALLEAALAALEREGITKAALVVFSRNETGNGFWENRGFTARNDLVYRNKAIQASVRIDT; encoded by the coding sequence ATGGAAATCAGAACAATGACCATGCGGGATTATGAGAGCGTGCATCAGTTGTGGCTCGGCACGCCGGGCATGGGCCTGAACAACCTGGACGACTCGCGGGAAGGCATCGCGCGGTATCTGGCCCGGAACCCGGCAACCTGTTTCGTCGCCGTGGGGGACCAGGGCCTTGCCGGTGCCATCCTTGCCGGGCACGACGGCCGCAGGGGCTACATCTACCATACGGCGGTGGCGGTATCCGAACGCAAGAAGGGGATCGGCAACGCCCTGCTGGAAGCCGCGCTCGCGGCGCTCGAACGGGAAGGGATAACCAAGGCCGCGCTGGTGGTTTTCTCCCGCAACGAGACCGGCAACGGCTTCTGGGAGAATCGCGGGTTCACCGCGCGGAATGACCTGGTATACAGGAACAAGGCGATACAGGCTTCCGTCCGGATTGATACGTGA
- a CDS encoding transposase, translated as MGYAHLAREERYYICQAVKSGTSLRAIAKAIGRSVSTVSRELARNTGARGYRYRQAHKRSQKRQTSKGKKRIGLEVWTYVEQCLHQDFSPEQISGVLKRKGFALSHEWIYQYILADKKRGGTLHSHLRCQRKRKRRYGKPDRRGQIKGRISIDIRPSIVAERSRLGDWEADTVEGSKGGPVLVTLAERKSRLFLFGKAPNKSASEVRRVIEGLLTPIKDFVQTITYDNGKEFSYHADVSATLEAQGFFAHPYHSWERGLNENSNGLLRQYFPKGVSLASVTQDEIIAAMCRLNWRPRKCLGFKTPYEVFLEDANTQGLGVAL; from the coding sequence ATGGGCTATGCACACCTTGCCAGGGAAGAACGGTACTACATCTGCCAGGCAGTGAAAAGTGGAACGTCACTGAGGGCCATAGCCAAAGCGATAGGCCGTAGCGTCTCAACTGTAAGCCGCGAACTTGCGCGAAATACCGGGGCGCGTGGCTACCGCTACAGGCAGGCACACAAGCGCAGTCAGAAAAGGCAGACCAGTAAAGGGAAGAAGCGCATTGGCCTTGAGGTATGGACGTATGTTGAACAGTGTCTGCACCAGGACTTCAGTCCGGAGCAAATCTCTGGAGTTCTCAAACGCAAAGGTTTTGCCCTCAGTCATGAATGGATTTACCAGTACATTCTGGCGGACAAAAAACGAGGAGGAACGCTGCACAGCCATTTGCGCTGCCAGCGCAAACGCAAACGACGATATGGCAAACCCGACAGACGAGGTCAAATCAAGGGGCGTATCAGCATAGACATACGCCCGTCCATTGTTGCCGAGCGCTCACGCCTTGGTGATTGGGAGGCTGATACCGTTGAAGGCAGTAAAGGAGGCCCCGTTTTGGTGACACTTGCAGAGCGTAAAAGTCGTCTTTTCCTGTTTGGCAAGGCTCCCAACAAAAGCGCCAGCGAAGTAAGGCGGGTCATTGAAGGACTCTTGACACCCATTAAGGACTTTGTTCAGACTATTACCTATGATAACGGCAAGGAGTTCAGCTACCATGCCGATGTGTCAGCTACACTCGAGGCTCAGGGATTTTTTGCGCACCCCTACCATTCGTGGGAGCGTGGCTTGAACGAGAACTCCAATGGCCTTCTACGCCAATACTTCCCCAAGGGGGTAAGCTTGGCATCGGTCACGCAAGATGAGATCATAGCGGCAATGTGCCGCTTGAACTGGCGGCCTAGAAAATGCCTTGGGTTTAAGACACCCTATGAAGTTTTTTTAGAAGACGCCAATACCCAAGGACTGGGTGTTGCACTTTGA
- a CDS encoding hypothetical protein (Evidence 5 : No homology to any previously reported sequences), which yields MERLKGYTTLPFHSTLRVLHLQVESALSNINVLKITKECHDEETENDDDGRQHGGSLRCVSLHGGCRDIPDHAVVANG from the coding sequence ATGGAGAGGCTAAAGGGCTATACCACCTTGCCTTTTCATTCAACTTTGAGGGTGTTGCACTTGCAAGTTGAATCCGCCTTATCCAATATAAATGTTTTAAAAATAACAAAGGAATGCCACGATGAAGAAACGGAGAATGATGACGATGGACGGCAACACGGCGGCAGCCTACGTTGCGTATCCCTTCACGGAGGTTGCCGCGATATTCCCGATCACGCCGTCGTCGCAAATGGCTGA
- a CDS encoding Phosphonate C-P lyase system protein PhnH, with translation MNRADTSNAADRPGILPGFADPIHDAQRCFRAVLEAMAHPGKPVELAVLPPALYLNASMPPACLAGMVAVALTLCDADTPVWLDPCLDTPAMRRHLRFHCGCPIVAEPGTARFALIGDAIKMPRFDKFIAGDPEYPDRSATLIIAADFTAAAPGLRLSGPGISPARYPHGLPFDPAGLPAWFWEDRAANRTGYPLGVDVLFVDSGQIDSGQTGSDAVRIAGLPRTTDAVPASRAASGAFKENTACTLQ, from the coding sequence ATGAACCGCGCGGACACATCCAACGCCGCGGACAGGCCCGGCATCCTCCCCGGCTTCGCCGACCCGATCCACGATGCCCAGCGCTGCTTCCGGGCCGTGCTTGAGGCCATGGCGCACCCCGGCAAGCCGGTGGAACTCGCCGTTCTGCCCCCGGCGCTGTACCTCAATGCCTCCATGCCGCCAGCCTGCCTCGCGGGCATGGTCGCCGTCGCCCTGACCCTGTGCGATGCCGATACCCCGGTCTGGCTCGATCCCTGCCTCGATACCCCGGCCATGCGGCGGCACCTCCGCTTCCATTGCGGCTGCCCCATCGTTGCCGAGCCAGGCACGGCGCGTTTCGCCCTCATCGGCGACGCGATAAAAATGCCGCGTTTCGATAAATTTATCGCTGGCGATCCCGAATACCCGGACCGCTCGGCCACACTCATCATTGCCGCCGATTTTACGGCTGCCGCCCCCGGCCTCCGGCTTTCCGGCCCCGGCATATCGCCCGCGCGCTATCCGCACGGGCTTCCTTTCGACCCGGCGGGCCTTCCCGCCTGGTTCTGGGAAGACCGGGCCGCGAACCGGACCGGCTATCCCCTGGGAGTGGACGTCCTTTTCGTCGATTCCGGCCAGATCGATTCCGGCCAGACGGGCAGTGACGCCGTCCGGATAGCCGGTCTGCCGCGCACCACCGACGCCGTTCCGGCAAGCCGGGCGGCTTCCGGCGCCTTCAAGGAGAATACAGCATGTACGTTGCAGTAA
- the phnJ gene encoding carbon-phosphorus lyase complex subunit (Evidence 2a : Function of homologous gene experimentally demonstrated in an other organism; PubMedId : 1840580, 2155230, 9650256; Product type e : enzyme) has product MRKMPRATPRRRRLMSVDTIAPESLPATAAYNFAYLDEQTKRMLRRAILKAVAVPGYQVPFGGREMPMPYGWGTGGIQVSAAIMGKSDVFKVIDQGSDDTTNAVSIRSFFKRVAAIPVTTSTKDATIIQTRHRIPEEPLRDGQIMVYQVPIPEPLRWMEPSEKETRTMHALEEYGVMHVKLYEDIARHGEIATSYDYPVMVNGRYVMSPSPLPKFDNPKMHQSPALQLFGAGREKRVYAIPPYTDVRSLDFEDYPFGVQHWDRPCEICGATDTYLDEIIADDNGTRLYVCSDTDHCAARLAAIQNRQGDSNG; this is encoded by the coding sequence ATGCGGAAAATGCCGCGCGCGACGCCGCGCAGGAGAAGACTCATGTCCGTTGACACCATCGCCCCTGAGAGCCTTCCGGCGACAGCGGCCTACAATTTTGCGTACCTGGACGAGCAGACCAAACGCATGCTCCGCCGGGCCATCCTGAAAGCGGTGGCCGTGCCGGGCTACCAGGTGCCGTTCGGCGGGCGGGAAATGCCCATGCCCTACGGCTGGGGAACCGGCGGCATCCAGGTCAGCGCCGCGATCATGGGCAAGAGCGACGTTTTCAAGGTCATCGACCAGGGCTCGGACGACACGACCAACGCCGTGTCCATCCGGTCCTTTTTCAAACGGGTCGCGGCTATCCCCGTGACCACGTCCACGAAAGACGCCACCATCATCCAGACGCGCCACCGCATCCCGGAAGAGCCTTTGCGCGACGGCCAGATCATGGTCTACCAGGTGCCCATTCCCGAACCCCTGCGCTGGATGGAGCCGAGCGAGAAGGAAACCCGCACCATGCACGCGCTGGAGGAATACGGCGTCATGCACGTGAAGCTGTATGAAGATATCGCCAGACACGGGGAGATCGCCACCAGCTACGATTACCCGGTGATGGTTAACGGCCGCTATGTCATGAGCCCTTCCCCCCTGCCCAAATTCGACAACCCCAAGATGCACCAGAGCCCGGCCTTGCAGCTCTTCGGCGCGGGCCGGGAAAAGCGGGTCTACGCCATCCCGCCCTACACGGACGTGCGCAGCCTGGATTTTGAAGACTACCCCTTCGGCGTGCAGCACTGGGACAGGCCTTGCGAGATCTGCGGGGCCACGGACACGTACCTGGATGAAATCATCGCGGACGACAACGGCACGCGCCTGTATGTCTGCTCGGACACGGACCACTGCGCCGCGCGTCTCGCGGCCATCCAAAACCGGCAAGGAGACTCCAATGGCTGA
- the phnK gene encoding carbon-phosphorus lyase complex subunit (Evidence 2a : Function of homologous gene experimentally demonstrated in an other organism; PubMedId : 1840580, 2155230, 9650256; Product type e : enzyme): MAEPAVSRFPLRGEKPLFNAEGGRELPLAQAGYGLSLAQTGRELPLAARPQPFPEQGLLHIEGVSKYYGSRVGCKDVSFELWPGEVLAIVGESGSGKSTLLNLVSGRMAPTSGRVRYRDASGALLDIHNLPEAARRRLLRTEWGYVHQNPRDGLRMRVSAGGNIGERLMACGNRHYGNIRETGLSWLGRVEIGADRIDDTPSAYSGGMQQRLQIARNLVSAPRLVFMDEPTGGLDVSVQAKLLDLVRTLVREMGLSVVLVTHDLAVARLLAHRLMVMRRGEVVETGLADQVLDDPRHEYTQLLVSSILQG, encoded by the coding sequence ATGGCTGAACCGGCTGTCAGCAGATTTCCCCTTCGCGGTGAAAAACCGCTCTTCAATGCGGAAGGGGGCCGTGAATTGCCCTTGGCGCAAGCAGGCTATGGTCTGTCCTTGGCACAAACAGGCCGTGAACTGCCTTTGGCCGCGCGGCCGCAGCCGTTCCCGGAACAGGGACTGCTGCACATTGAGGGCGTTTCCAAATATTACGGCAGCCGTGTCGGCTGCAAGGACGTCAGCTTCGAGCTCTGGCCCGGCGAAGTGCTGGCCATTGTCGGGGAATCCGGCTCCGGCAAAAGCACGCTGCTGAACCTTGTTTCCGGCCGCATGGCCCCGACCTCGGGCAGGGTTCGCTACCGGGACGCTTCCGGCGCGCTGCTGGACATCCACAACCTGCCGGAAGCGGCCCGCCGTCGTCTTTTGCGGACCGAGTGGGGCTATGTGCACCAGAACCCGCGCGACGGGCTGCGCATGCGCGTCTCCGCCGGGGGCAACATCGGCGAGCGGCTCATGGCCTGCGGAAACCGGCATTACGGGAACATCCGGGAAACGGGCCTCTCCTGGCTCGGCCGGGTGGAGATCGGCGCGGACCGCATCGACGATACCCCGTCCGCCTATTCCGGCGGCATGCAACAGCGCCTCCAGATCGCGCGTAACCTCGTCTCCGCCCCCCGGCTCGTGTTCATGGATGAGCCTACAGGGGGATTAGATGTTTCCGTGCAGGCGAAGCTCCTGGATCTCGTCCGCACTCTGGTCCGGGAAATGGGCCTCTCGGTGGTGCTCGTCACGCACGATCTTGCGGTGGCGCGGCTTCTGGCGCACCGGCTCATGGTCATGCGGCGCGGCGAGGTGGTGGAGACCGGCCTCGCGGACCAGGTCCTGGACGACCCCCGGCATGAATACACGCAACTGCTCGTTTCATCCATTTTGCAAGGATAA